In Paracoccus aerodenitrificans, the following are encoded in one genomic region:
- a CDS encoding glycosyltransferase, translating to MKILLVHQNFPGQFLHLAPELARRGHEVLALTDQKNDRPSPVRVVKYKTPVDITCSQTFAETYANYVERGFMAARGARALRDRYNYYPDVIFGHSGWGETLFLREIWPDAKLLVYAELLYRTRGHDVGFDPEVVKNLDNSRFATTARNAHLAMGILQCDAALSPTRYQAGSFPPELQSKITVIHDGIDSEKMRPEPDAEVTLPNGRVLRAGDEVLTYVSRSLEPYRGFHIFMRALPDVLEARPDAQVVMIGGDGVSYGGKPHDAESWKAKMLAEVGDRLDLSRVHFLGRVNYGDYRRVIQVGRVHCYLTYPFVLSWSLTEAMSAGAYIVASGTEPVRELIRDGENGRLVPFFDIPALSGALIRGLSNEDPDAGALRRAARQTILDGYDLRRHSLPRLVEWVERFGPPPGPAPGGSGLSRLESGQGDPG from the coding sequence ATGAAGATCCTGCTTGTTCATCAGAATTTCCCCGGCCAGTTCCTGCATCTCGCCCCCGAATTGGCGCGGCGTGGGCATGAGGTTCTGGCGCTGACCGATCAGAAGAATGACCGGCCAAGCCCGGTGCGTGTGGTGAAATACAAGACCCCCGTCGATATCACGTGCAGCCAGACATTCGCCGAAACCTATGCCAATTATGTCGAGCGCGGCTTCATGGCGGCGCGGGGGGCGCGGGCCTTGCGCGACCGGTATAATTATTATCCCGATGTAATTTTCGGCCATTCCGGCTGGGGCGAGACCCTGTTCCTGCGCGAAATCTGGCCGGACGCGAAGCTGCTGGTTTATGCGGAATTGTTGTACCGCACACGCGGGCACGATGTCGGCTTCGATCCCGAAGTCGTTAAAAATCTGGATAATTCCCGCTTCGCGACCACGGCACGCAATGCGCATCTGGCGATGGGTATCCTGCAATGCGACGCGGCGCTGTCTCCGACCCGTTATCAGGCGGGCAGCTTCCCTCCCGAGCTACAGTCGAAAATCACCGTGATCCATGACGGAATCGACAGCGAGAAGATGCGGCCCGAGCCGGATGCCGAAGTCACCCTGCCGAATGGCAGGGTCCTGCGGGCCGGGGATGAGGTGCTGACCTATGTGTCCCGTTCACTTGAGCCCTATCGCGGTTTTCACATCTTCATGCGGGCCTTGCCGGACGTGCTAGAGGCGCGGCCCGATGCTCAGGTGGTGATGATCGGGGGCGATGGGGTCAGCTATGGCGGAAAGCCGCACGACGCCGAAAGCTGGAAAGCAAAGATGCTGGCTGAAGTCGGCGACAGGCTGGATCTCAGCCGGGTGCATTTTCTGGGCCGGGTCAACTATGGCGATTACCGCCGCGTAATTCAGGTCGGGCGGGTCCATTGCTATCTGACTTATCCTTTCGTCCTGTCATGGTCGCTGACCGAGGCGATGTCGGCGGGTGCCTATATCGTCGCATCCGGCACCGAGCCGGTGCGTGAGTTGATCCGGGACGGCGAGAATGGCAGGCTGGTGCCGTTTTTCGATATTCCGGCCCTGTCCGGAGCGCTGATCCGGGGGCTGTCGAATGAAGACCCCGATGCCGGAGCGCTGCGCCGTGCTGCGCGTCAGACCATTCTTGACGGCTATGATCTACGCCGTCACAGCCTGCCGCGCCTGGTTGAATGGGTTGAACGGTTTGGCCCGCCTCCGGGACCCGCGCCGGGAGGTTCCGGCCTGTCCCGGCTAGAGAGCGGGCAGGGTGATCCGGGCTGA
- a CDS encoding sensor histidine kinase — MIGWNSIRGRLLWLSAAWLTAALLAAYLIIGGILRDFITDRFDTEASAVADSLIAGTRADQQGLAQLYDVPGDPRFSAPISGWYWQIEADGTAIVISDSLYDTTLPIANGGDVTGAAATGPGDAELRLLRRAYTVPGSDETLTATVTVPQAEIDTALAAVRRPLALTLIVLGVGLALAVLLQVTAGLSALKRMGQDLRKVHSGSANALPRPDAAELQPVADEINALILRNGEQLARTREQIGNLAHSLKTPLMALQGEMAADDPRQAMIQRMDRQIGWHLKRARSAAGGRRVLGQRTELAPVVEDISLVLRHTLQDAGITLEKQIPPGFSLPVEQQDAQEMLGNLMENASKWTRSRIMVRAGLDEGRITVTICDDGPGMADEDYARALSRGTRLDERGAGSGLGLAIVADLAALNGGTLKLGRDDDLGGLSARITLPAL; from the coding sequence GTGATCGGCTGGAACTCGATCCGTGGCAGGCTGCTCTGGCTGTCGGCGGCGTGGCTGACTGCGGCGCTGCTGGCTGCCTATCTGATCATCGGCGGCATTCTGCGCGACTTCATCACCGACCGTTTCGATACCGAGGCAAGCGCTGTCGCGGATTCCCTCATTGCAGGGACACGCGCCGACCAGCAGGGTCTGGCGCAGCTTTACGACGTGCCGGGTGATCCGCGGTTTTCCGCCCCCATATCTGGCTGGTACTGGCAGATCGAAGCGGACGGCACAGCCATCGTCATCTCGGATTCGCTTTATGACACCACCCTGCCCATTGCGAATGGCGGCGATGTCACAGGCGCCGCCGCGACCGGCCCCGGCGATGCCGAACTGCGCCTGCTGCGCCGCGCCTATACCGTGCCGGGCAGCGATGAAACCCTGACCGCGACGGTAACGGTTCCTCAGGCCGAAATCGACACCGCTCTGGCCGCTGTGCGGCGTCCTCTGGCGCTGACGCTGATCGTTCTGGGGGTCGGGCTGGCGCTTGCGGTGCTGTTGCAGGTAACGGCGGGGCTCTCTGCGCTGAAGCGGATGGGTCAGGATCTGCGCAAGGTCCATAGCGGTTCGGCAAATGCCCTGCCCCGTCCCGACGCCGCCGAATTGCAGCCGGTCGCAGATGAAATCAACGCGCTGATCCTGCGCAACGGCGAACAGCTTGCCCGCACCCGGGAACAGATCGGCAATCTCGCGCATTCGCTGAAAACGCCGCTGATGGCGCTTCAGGGAGAGATGGCCGCCGACGATCCGCGTCAGGCGATGATCCAGCGGATGGATCGCCAGATCGGCTGGCATCTCAAACGCGCCCGCAGCGCGGCAGGCGGTCGCCGCGTTCTGGGTCAGCGAACCGAACTCGCCCCGGTGGTCGAGGATATCTCTCTGGTGCTGCGCCACACCCTGCAGGATGCCGGAATCACGCTGGAGAAGCAGATACCGCCCGGTTTTTCCCTGCCTGTCGAACAGCAGGACGCGCAGGAAATGCTGGGAAATCTGATGGAGAACGCCTCGAAATGGACCAGAAGCCGGATCATGGTCCGCGCCGGTCTGGATGAGGGGCGGATCACGGTCACGATCTGCGATGACGGCCCGGGCATGGCGGATGAGGATTACGCCCGCGCCCTGTCGCGTGGCACAAGGCTGGACGAGCGCGGCGCGGGTTCAGGCCTTGGTCTGGCCATCGTGGCCGATCTGGCGGCGCTGAATGGGGGCACGCTGAAACTGGGACGCGACGACGATCTGGGCGGGCTGTCAGCCCGGATCACCCTGCCCGCTCTCTAG
- a CDS encoding bifunctional 2-C-methyl-D-erythritol 4-phosphate cytidylyltransferase/2-C-methyl-D-erythritol 2,4-cyclodiphosphate synthase, giving the protein MKRPDTFAVIVTAAGRGTRMGGTPKQWRDLAGRSVLARSIAAFSGFRRIVVVLHPDDMAQGVAELSGAVTLVAGGATRSDSVRAGLEVLEHSDITHVLIHDGARPLVSEAVISGVTDALQEGSIAAAPALPVSDALWRGEDGHVVAMQSREGLFRAQTPQGFRLDAILAAHRAFPEGAADDVELARRAGHEVAITPGSEDNLKLTYGPDFDRARRILGTDMDIRLGNGFDVHAFEDGDHVTLCGIRIDHDRALKGHSDADVGMHALTDAIYGALAEGDIGRHFPPSDPQWKGADSVIFLRHAAGLARERGFRIGNADVTLICEAPKIGPHAKEMQAKLAEITGTEPTRISVKATTSERLGFTGRGEGIAAIATATLIKE; this is encoded by the coding sequence ATGAAACGTCCCGATACATTCGCCGTCATCGTCACCGCCGCAGGTCGCGGCACCCGCATGGGCGGGACACCGAAGCAATGGCGCGATCTGGCGGGGCGCAGCGTGCTGGCACGCAGCATCGCGGCATTTTCCGGCTTCCGGCGCATTGTCGTGGTTCTGCATCCCGACGACATGGCGCAGGGCGTGGCCGAGCTGAGCGGTGCGGTCACGCTGGTGGCAGGCGGCGCGACGCGCTCTGACAGCGTCCGGGCCGGGCTTGAGGTGCTGGAGCACAGCGATATCACCCATGTGCTGATCCATGACGGCGCACGGCCTCTGGTCAGCGAAGCGGTGATTTCGGGCGTAACCGATGCGCTGCAAGAAGGGTCAATCGCCGCCGCGCCTGCGCTTCCGGTCAGCGATGCACTGTGGCGCGGCGAGGACGGGCATGTCGTCGCCATGCAATCCCGCGAGGGGCTTTTTCGGGCCCAGACGCCTCAGGGTTTCCGGCTGGACGCAATTCTTGCCGCCCATCGCGCGTTTCCGGAAGGGGCCGCCGATGATGTGGAGCTGGCCCGCCGCGCCGGGCATGAGGTGGCCATCACGCCGGGTTCCGAGGATAATCTGAAACTCACCTACGGGCCGGATTTCGACCGCGCCCGCCGCATATTGGGGACCGATATGGATATACGCCTCGGCAATGGATTCGACGTTCACGCCTTCGAGGATGGCGATCATGTGACACTGTGCGGCATCAGGATCGACCATGACCGCGCCCTCAAAGGCCATTCCGATGCCGATGTCGGGATGCATGCGCTGACCGACGCAATCTATGGCGCTCTGGCAGAGGGCGATATCGGGCGTCACTTCCCCCCCTCCGATCCGCAATGGAAAGGGGCCGACAGCGTGATCTTCCTGCGCCACGCAGCGGGACTGGCGCGGGAACGCGGTTTCCGGATCGGCAATGCGGATGTCACGCTGATCTGTGAGGCACCCAAGATCGGCCCCCATGCGAAAGAAATGCAGGCGAAGCTGGCCGAGATCACCGGGACCGAGCCCACGCGCATCTCGGTGAAAGCAACCACCTCGGAGCGGTTGGGCTTCACCGGGCGCGGCGAGGGCATCGCCGCCATCGCCACCGCCACGCTGATAAAGGAATGA
- a CDS encoding response regulator transcription factor — MRCLIIEDDSTLSDQLSKAMQDAGFVTDCAADGEEGEFLGATETYDVAVLDLGLPGMPGIEVLTSWRESGITMPVLILTARGEWADKVAGFRAGADDYAVKPFRLDEVVIRAQTLVRRAAGHAQTVISAGVLKLDSQLSVITREGSPLKLTAFETRILSYLIHHKNRVVSRSELAEHLYDANADRDFKSIEVVIGRLRKKVGEGVIETRRGEGYVLLDRNALKARTR; from the coding sequence ATGCGGTGCCTGATTATCGAAGATGATTCTACCCTGTCCGATCAGCTCAGCAAGGCCATGCAGGATGCAGGCTTTGTCACCGATTGCGCGGCAGATGGCGAAGAGGGTGAGTTTCTCGGTGCCACGGAAACCTATGACGTGGCGGTTCTGGACCTCGGCCTCCCCGGTATGCCGGGGATCGAGGTTCTGACAAGCTGGCGCGAATCCGGTATCACCATGCCGGTTCTGATCCTGACGGCGCGGGGCGAATGGGCCGACAAGGTGGCCGGGTTTCGTGCAGGTGCAGATGATTATGCCGTCAAACCGTTCCGGCTGGATGAGGTGGTGATCCGTGCGCAAACTCTGGTCCGGCGGGCGGCGGGTCACGCCCAGACGGTTATCTCGGCGGGTGTGCTGAAACTGGACAGCCAGCTAAGCGTTATCACCCGTGAAGGGTCGCCACTGAAGCTGACCGCGTTCGAGACCCGGATCCTGTCCTATCTGATCCATCACAAGAACCGGGTCGTGTCGCGCTCGGAGCTTGCCGAACATCTGTATGACGCCAATGCTGACCGGGATTTCAAATCCATCGAAGTGGTTATCGGCAGGCTGCGGAAGAAAGTCGGAGAGGGCGTCATCGAAACACGCCGGGGCGAAGGATATGTATTGCTTGACCGGAACGCTCTGAAAGCCCGCACCAGGTGA
- a CDS encoding phosphatidylglycerophosphatase A family protein, with the protein MIMEKLLCTWFGAGNMRPAPGTWGSLVAIALGVLIHWVGHFPLLLLATAAVTALGFWAVPRYTAGMEDPDRSEIVIDEVAGQWLALCFPSFGFWYMGLPSTDFPYPGWVAAFLFFRLFDIWKPWLVGRADREGGTRGVMLDDLWAGLFAGIATIIAAGISHGFLM; encoded by the coding sequence ATGATCATGGAAAAGCTGCTCTGTACCTGGTTCGGCGCAGGAAATATGCGACCCGCCCCCGGCACTTGGGGGTCTCTGGTCGCCATCGCCCTCGGCGTTCTGATCCACTGGGTCGGGCATTTCCCGCTGCTCTTGCTGGCGACCGCCGCCGTCACCGCGCTCGGCTTCTGGGCCGTGCCGCGCTATACGGCGGGGATGGAGGACCCGGACCGCTCCGAGATCGTGATCGACGAGGTTGCGGGGCAGTGGCTGGCGCTGTGTTTTCCCTCTTTCGGCTTCTGGTATATGGGACTGCCCTCGACCGATTTTCCCTATCCCGGCTGGGTCGCGGCCTTCCTGTTCTTCCGCCTGTTCGACATCTGGAAGCCCTGGCTGGTCGGACGCGCCGACCGTGAGGGCGGCACGCGCGGCGTGATGCTGGATGACCTCTGGGCCGGGCTGTTCGCCGGGATCGCCACGATCATCGCAGCCGGGATCAGCCACGGATTCCTGATGTGA
- a CDS encoding CinA family protein translates to MSRASDVLNAARDKGVMIATAESCTGGMIAAALTDIAGSSDVVDRGFVTYSNAAKREMLGVGSDTLAQFGAVSEEVAAEMAKGAYDRSEAGLAVSVTGIAGPGGSDHKPEGRVCFGIADPNGIRTETIDFGPLGRKQVRMATVEHALSLLLNALQQP, encoded by the coding sequence GTGAGCCGGGCCTCGGATGTGCTGAACGCCGCCCGTGACAAAGGCGTCATGATCGCCACGGCGGAAAGCTGTACCGGCGGGATGATCGCGGCGGCACTGACCGATATCGCCGGATCATCCGATGTGGTGGATCGCGGCTTCGTTACCTATTCCAACGCCGCAAAGCGCGAGATGCTTGGCGTCGGCTCTGACACGCTGGCGCAATTTGGCGCAGTCAGTGAAGAGGTCGCCGCTGAAATGGCGAAGGGCGCTTATGACCGCTCAGAGGCGGGGCTGGCGGTTTCGGTGACCGGCATCGCCGGGCCGGGCGGATCGGATCACAAACCGGAAGGCAGGGTCTGTTTCGGCATCGCAGATCCCAACGGCATTCGCACGGAAACCATCGATTTCGGGCCTCTTGGGCGCAAGCAGGTTCGCATGGCGACGGTCGAACATGCCCTGTCGCTTCTGCTGAACGCCTTGCAGCAGCCCTAA
- a CDS encoding PepSY domain-containing protein: MIRVALICLALCTPLTAEPVKLAELMPFPKIVMIVKERFHGRLLGARLDSPKAFEFASGVHAVHELTLLSPQNNVIRIRLDAETGRILDVRGRGLTAARHHDEGDHE; this comes from the coding sequence ATGATCCGCGTCGCCCTGATATGTCTGGCCCTGTGCACACCGCTGACCGCCGAGCCTGTGAAGCTGGCGGAGCTGATGCCATTTCCGAAGATCGTCATGATCGTGAAGGAACGCTTCCACGGCCGGTTGCTTGGCGCACGTCTGGATTCTCCGAAAGCGTTCGAATTCGCCTCGGGGGTGCATGCGGTGCATGAGCTGACATTGCTCAGCCCGCAAAACAATGTCATCCGCATTCGCCTAGATGCCGAAACCGGGCGGATTCTGGATGTGCGCGGCCGGGGATTGACCGCCGCGCGACATCACGATGAAGGAGATCACGAGTAA